Below is a window of Cryobacterium sp. PAMC25264 DNA.
CGGTGCCGTGCCCGACGACCTGACGGTGCCCGCCTGGCTGCTCGACTGGAGCGCCGACGTCGCCATGCCGGCCACCCGCGCGGCGGCCCCCAGTATCTGGGAGTAGCCGGTCAGACCGAGTCGGTGCTCCCCAGTTCGATGTCCACCGGCGCGGTGGCTGCCTGCTGGATGCGCTTGAGCACGATCAGCTCTTGGTAGTGCTTCTTCAGGGCGGGGTAGTACCTGCTGAACGGCGGCAATGCGTGGTGCGTGCGGGAGGCGACCAGGCGATCGAGGTAGTAGTCCCAGACCGGTCCGAAGGTGGCTGCTTCCGCCGGGGATTGCAGCCGCAGCCCGAAGGTGAGCACGGTCTTTCCTGAGCCCTCGCTGAGATGGGCGAGGACTCGCCAGGTATCCTCGCCCTCACCGATGTCGAGTGCCAGGCGGGTGGGCGGTGTGCACTCGAGAATGCTCACGAACTCCCACTGTGAATCGTTCTGGGACTCCATGCGAAAACGCACGGCCCCGGTGAGGGGAGAACCGGTGTACGTGCCGATCCAGCCGTGCAGGGCCTCGGGCTTCGTCAGCCCCTCCCAGATGTACTCGGGGGCCGCGGTGAAGATCCGGTCGAAGAGCAGGTAGAGCCCGTCGTCCCTGTGGGCGAAACGTCCGGTGGCATGAGCGACGTCCGGCGGACCAGGCAGGGGCTGGGTGGGCATAGTGACCTCCACGGTGAGTGAAACACGAGCCTTCTCTCTGAGGCTATGCCTAGTTCGGGGCCGCCGCCAGAGCGCGCCCTACGCCGCAGCCCCTTCTGCGACTT
It encodes the following:
- a CDS encoding SRPBCC domain-containing protein — its product is MPTQPLPGPPDVAHATGRFAHRDDGLYLLFDRIFTAAPEYIWEGLTKPEALHGWIGTYTGSPLTGAVRFRMESQNDSQWEFVSILECTPPTRLALDIGEGEDTWRVLAHLSEGSGKTVLTFGLRLQSPAEAATFGPVWDYYLDRLVASRTHHALPPFSRYYPALKKHYQELIVLKRIQQAATAPVDIELGSTDSV